The proteins below are encoded in one region of Silene latifolia isolate original U9 population chromosome 2, ASM4854445v1, whole genome shotgun sequence:
- the LOC141643703 gene encoding sulfate transporter 1.2-like gives MNYKEGGVEIGYRPVMLTHFPSKKVQHQGGLESKQDFVKELKHGFKETFLSNSPFHDHSVNYQNSSRYKKFILVLQVFFPILEWAKSYNFSKFRRDLLSGITIASMLVPQDIAYAKLVNLPPQYALYSSFVPPLIYAAMGSSRSLAIGPVAVVSIMMGNFLQKEYDPVTQADEYRRLAFTTTFFAGITLAALGSLRLGFLAEFLSHAVTIGFMAGAAIVISLQQLKGLLGIKRFTKKTDIISVMHSVVSSARHGWDWRTIVIGVSFLVFLLVAKYIGKKNKRLFWVAAIAPLVSLTLATFFVYITQANKHGVQIVGHIPKGINPLSIDELYFSGANLTKGFKIGAVVGIIALTEALAIGRTFADMRGYELDGNQEMVALGVSNLIGSITSCYVVSGGFGRSAVNYMAGCQTAVSNIVMASIALLTLEFITPLFNYIPNAILASIVISAVLGIIDIKEIIQIWKIDKFDFVACIGAFLGVIFDSFEIGLFIAVCLSVGKIMFRVTRPQTALLGKIPGCSEYKNIQQFSEATLIPGVLIVRVDTSIYFSNSNYIRDRVMKWLKEEEDKVAETNMQKINYLIIDMSAVADMDTSGTHALEKLYRCLQKKNVKLVIGSPGQLVVDKLHASGLMSLIGEDSVFASLTEAVHICSSTTIQEP, from the exons ATGAATTATAAAGAGGGTGGCGTCGAAATTGGGTATCGCCCAGTGATGCTAACTCATTTTCCCTCTAAAAAAGTTCAACATCAAGGAGGACTAGAGTCTAAACAAGACTTTGTGAAGGAGCTAAAGCATGGGTTTAAAGAAACTTTTCTTTCAAACAGTCCATTTCATGATCACTCTGTAAATTATCAAAACTCCTCTAGATATAAAAAATTTATTCttgttttacaagtatttttTCCAATCCTTGAATGGGCAAAATCGTACAATTTCTCGAAATTTCGACGAGATCTTCTTTCCGGAATCACCATTGCAAGCATGCTAGTTCCTCAG GACATTGCTTATGCAAAGCTTGTCAACCTGCCTCCACAATATGCTTTAT atagcAGCTTTGTTCCACCACTGATATACGCAGCGATGGGAAGCTCAAGATCGCTGGCGATTGGGCCGGTGGCTGTAGTCTCTATCATGATGGGTAATTTCTTACAAAAGGAATATGATCCTGTGACACAAGCTGATGAATATCGTCGTCTCGCTTTCACCACCACCTTCTTTGCTGGTATCACTCTTGCTGCTCTGGGATCCCTCAG ATTGGGCTTCTTGGCTGAGTTTCTGTCTCATGCTGTAACTATTGGATTCATGGCTGGTGCTGCCATTGTTATATCTCTTCAACAGTTAAAAGGCTTGCTTGGTATCAAACGGTTTACTAAGAAGACGGATATCATCTCTGTTATGCACTCAGTTGTGAGCTCAGCTCGCCATGGC TGGGATTGGCGCACTATTGTCATAGGAGTATCATTTTTGGTGTTCCTTCTGGTTGCAAAGTACATT GGAAAAAAGAACAAGAGATTGTTCTGGGTCGCAGCAATTGCTCCGTTGGTCTCTCTGACACTGGCGACATTTTTTGTTTACATCACCCAAGCTAATAAACATGGTGTTCAAATT GTTGGACATATTCCGAAGGGTATAAATCCATTATCTATTGACGAACTATActtttccggagccaatctaacCAAAGGTTTCAAAATTGGTGCTGTTGTCGGaattattgcactaact GAAGCTTTGGCCATTGGAAGAACTTTTGCAGACATGAGAGGATACGAGTTAGACGGAAACCAAGAAATGGTAGCACTAGGAGTCTCTAATCTAATCGGTTCGATCACATCTTGCTATGTAGTTTCAG GAGGGTTTGGACGGTCAGCAGTGAATTACATGGCAGGTTGTCAAACAGCAGTCTCCAACATTGTGATGGCCTCCATAGCATTGCTGACTCTAGAGTTTATCACGCCATTGTTCAACTACATTCCGAATGCAATACTTGCCTCCATCGTTATTTCTGCTGTTCTGGGCATAATTGACATCAAAGAAATAATTCAGATATGGAAGATTGACAAATTCGACTTCGTTGCTTGTATTGGAGCTTTCTTGGGAGTCATTTTCGATTCCTTTGAGATTGGACTTTTCATAGCG GTTTGTCTATCAGTTGGTAAGATAATGTTCAGGGTGACGCGGCCACAAACTGCATTGCTCGGAAAGATTCCGGGTTGTTCAGAGTACAAGAACATTCAACAGTTTTCTGAGGCGACATTGATCCCCGGAGTTCTTATTGTTAGAGTTGACACTTCCATCTACTTCTCGAACTCAAATTACATTAGAGACAG GGTAATGAAGTGGCTTAAAGAGGAGGAAGATAAAGTTGCAGAAACGAATATGcaaaaaattaattatttgatcATTGACATGTCAG CTGTTGCAGATATGGATACCAGTGGCACACATGCCCTTGAAAAACTATACAGATGCCTACAAAAGAAAAATGTCAAG cTTGTAATTGGAAGTCCAGGACAACTAGTAGTTGACAAACTCCATGCATCTGGGTTGATGAGCTTGATTGGAGAAGACAGCGTTTTCGCTTCACTTACAGAAGCAGTCCATATATGTTCTTCTACAACGATACAAGAACCATGA